The Geotoga petraea DNA window TCATCATCATAAAAAACTATTCCATTTTTTTTCAAAAATTCTATATGTTCAACTCCTAAATCATGCATTATGTATATTATGTTGAAAATATCAGCTTTAGGGTAATCTATAGGTTCTTCATCATATAAAACATCACAATATGATAATCCACCTCTAACCTGAGCACCATAATGTTGTGTCTGCACTACCCAATAGCCTTCTTTTACCAAAGCTTGAGCCAAGACCATCCCCATTAAGATGTTCCCTTGTCCGGCTTCTCCTGATATTCTTATAGCTCTAGGATTAGATATTGATAAATTCATTCCTCATCGCCTCCTTCAGAAAACCTTTTCTGAAGTTTTTGATATTCTGAAATATAGTCTCTTTTTTCTTTGTTTACAAACTCTCCAATCACTATTTTATCTTGAAGTTCTTCTTCTGACATGTCTTTGGCTTTATTCAATGTAATACTATTGTTTTTAAAGTATTCCTGCATTTGATATGGTTTTGGCATATTATTATATCTACCAAAATATGTATGACAGTTTGTAGCTATTTCTACTACAGACATTCCTTTGTGTTTCAACGCATTTTCAATATATTTTGCCGATTGCATAAAATGATATACAGTTGATCTTGCAACATATGTTGCTCCTGAGGTTATTGCAAGTTCTACTGGATCAAATTGATTTTCTAAATTACCATATGGGGCGGTTGAAGCCATTGAATCACTTGGAGTCATTGGAGAATATTGACCTCCTGTCATACCATAAATAGAGTTGTTAAAAAGTATCACTGTAATATCCATATTTCTTCTACATGCATGAATAAAATGATTTCCACCAATAGCTAACATATCGCCATCTCCACCCATAACAACGACATCAAAATCTGGCCGAGCCAATTTTACACCAGTAGCAAATGCAATTGCTCTTCCGTGTAACGTATGCATAGTGTTAAAATCCAAATATCCTGTAACTCTTGAAGAACAACCTATTCCAGAAACAACTGCGACTTTATTTTTATCAAGTTGTAATTTGTTAGCTGCTTCTATGAATGATTTCATTATGATTCCATTTCCACAGCCAGGACACCATACATGCGACATTCTATCTGTTCTTAGATAGTTAAAATATTTTGCTGATGGCATTAACTGCACCTCCGTAATTTATTGAAAAGTTATCCCATTATAAAAGTTTCAATTTTTGATTTTTCAAAAAAAAGTTTTGTCAAAGAATCTGGATAAGGGTTCCTATATATAACTTTTTTTATTCCAGCGTTTATAACTAATCTTGCACAAACTGAACAAGGCTGATGTGTCACGTAAATAGAAGCATTATCTGTTCTAATACCAAATTTAGCAGCTTGCATAAGAGCATTTTGCTCAGCATGCAGACCATAACAAACTTCTTGATGTTCTCCACTTGAAATACCAAGATCATCTCTTATACAGCCTATTTCATCACAATGAGGAAATCTACTTGGAGGTTGATTATAGCCTGTAGCCAATATTCTTTTATCTTTGACTATTACAGCTCCAACTTTTCTATGAGTACAAGATGATCTTTGACTCACAAGAAAAGCAACTTCCATGAAGTATTCATCCCATGTTTGATTGTTTTTTTTTTTATTTTTTTTATTTTTAAATTTTTTAAATGATCTTCAACTCTTTCTGACATTTTCATGTTATCAAATCCTCCAATTCTAATATTTTTACAAAAGAACTTGTGGAGTAATCGAGCCCTTTTTTGCTTAACCTGACATTTTCATCAACTATAAAAAAATTGTCTTTTTTTAAAAAGTTAACGACTACATCAAAATACTCAGGATATTTATCTTTGATTTTTTTTAAAGGAATACCATCTATCAATCTCAAACCCATGAATAAGGTCTCTATTAAATCTTCTTTTTTATCATTTTTTTTATAATAATCATAAGGCTTTTTACCTTCAGAAACTTGTTTTATATAGTATGAAAAATTTTTCGTATTTACATATCTACTACTATTATAATACCCTCCTGCTGAAACACCAAACCCGATATACTCCAAATTTTGCCAATAAATCTTATTATGAAGCGACTCTTTGTTAAAAATTGCCCAGCTCGAAATCTCATAACGTTTGTAATCATTTTTCTCAAAGTAATCATAAATCAAATCTGCAAAATCTTCAACCATTTCATATTTTGGGAGAGATATTTTTTTATTTTTTATCATTCTGTTAAGTACAGATTCATGATTGTTATCATAAATATAATAAGATACGTGTGGAGGATTTTTTTCTGATATGAAATTTAAATTTTTCTCAACAGATTTGATAGTCTCACCTGGTAATCCCAATATGAAATCTAAATTATAATTATCAAAATATTTTTTTATTTTATTTACTGCATTTTTAGCTGTTTTTGCGTCATTTTGCCTATTTACCATTTTCAGTATATTATTATCAAGGCTTTGTATTCCAACAGATATTCTATTAACTCCAATTTTTTTGTAATTAGCTAAAATTTCATCTTTAACATCTTCAGGATTCATCTCGATGGTAAATTCTTCTAAATGTGAAAGATCAAAAGTATTTTCCAATTGTTCTTTTATTTCTTCTATATAATCAAAGCTAACATGGCTTGGTGTTCCTCCACCTATGTAAATAGTTTTAACCATTAAATCTGGATTTTCATATAATTTAATTTCCTTTAATAAAGCTTCAAAATAATTTTTTCCCATATTCTTATTCTTTGTAATAACAGAGGAGTAATCACAGTAAAAACATTTGTTAGAACAAAAAGGAACGTGAACATAAATACCTATATCCCTAAAATTCAAAGAATAACCCTCCCGAATTTTCATCAATTAAAAATAAAACTGGGAACTTTAAATTTTTATTAACCACATAAATTTCATATCCAAAATCATGTTTAAGTTCAGCTTTTAATCCTATTAAAAAATCTTGATTAAATATTGGTAAAGTAAAATCAGTAAAGAATACTGGAAAGAAACCAGCGTCATATGAAATGCCTAAGCCCAAACCTTCATTGTTATATTTATCAAAATTGACTAACTTTAAATCAATGCTAAAATCGTCAGATCCTGTAATCCTGAATGGAACTTTAAACCATCGCTGAAGTTCTAAATTCAATTTAATAAAAGAGTTCGTGTCATTTTTTGCCACAAAAAACGAACCTTTTAAATAACTTGGTACAAAAAATTCTAAGAGATTGTAGTCTTTAATGCTATATCCACCAGTAAATACCTCTGTTCGTGTAAATTTTAAAGAGTTTACCACTCCAAATAAACTATCTTTCTTTCTTTCTTCATACCCCATGCCAAAAGGCTCGCTGTTTAACGGGATATTTATGAAAAAATTAAAATATCTGAACCCTTTTTTTATTTTTATAGTTCTACCAAATATTTGGTTTTCAGAGTATAAAAAATCATTGTCGTATAAATTTATTTGAAAATCATATTTCTGCTCTTTATAATTATATTGAATTGCTGGGCTGAAATTTAAGGAATTCTCTTTTGTTATATCATCTTTAATATTTAGTATAATCTGAGAATTTACCAGCAAAGTAAATAACAAAAATAAAGATAAAAAAAATTTTTTCATTTTTATCACTCCATTTATTTATTATAAGTGAAAACCGGGTGTTTTAACCCGGTTTATTCGTTTAGTAATTTAACAAATATTTTATTAACTTTGGCAGGATTTGCTTTTCCTTTTGTTTGTTTCATTACCTGCCCTACAAAAAATCCCAAAAGATTCGTTTTTCCATTTTTATATTTTTCCACATTCTTTTCATTGTTAGCCAAAATTTCTCTGGCCATATCTTCAAGCATTTTATCGTCATCTATTTGTTCTAATCCTTTTTCTTTTACAATATCTTCAGGATCTTTTCCATCATAGACTTCTTCAAAAATATCTTTTGCAATTTTTGTTGATATTTTTCCATCTTTTATTAGATCAAAGAGTTTCTTAAAATGGTCTGGAGTCAATTTTAAATCTTCCACTTCTTCTTCTCTTTCTTTCATTATCCTGGTCATATCTCCCATGAACCAATTACTTAAAAATTTACCGTCTGGAACTTTTTTGGCACACTCTTCATAGAAATCCGCCAACTCTTTTGATGAAACTAATACCCCTGCATCATATTCAGGTATGCCATATTGTTCTACAAACCTTTCTTGTTTTTGCTTTGGTAATTCTGGTAAATCTTTTTTTACCTCTTCTATAAACTCATCATCAACCTCTAAAATTGGTAAATCTGGCTCCGGAAAATATCTATAATCAGCTTCTTCTTCTTTAGTTCTCATTGAAAAAGTTTTCTTATTGTTAGCATCCCAACCTCTGGTTTCTTGAACCATAGGTTCTTTTTTATCCATTATTTCAATTAACCTTTCTCTTTCGTATTCGAGCGCTTTTTCAACAAATTTAAAAGAATTTATATTTTTTACCTCAACCCTTTTGCTTGATTCTCCTGTTTCTTCGTTAACTATTGAAATATTCGCATCACATCTAAGAGCACCTTTTTCCATATCTCCACTGGATATGTTTGCATATCTCAAAATATTCCTTAGTCTTTCCATAAATTCTCTGGCTTCTGAAGGAGACTTTATATCTGGTTCAGTAACGATCTCTATTAAAGGTATTCCAGCTCTATTATAATCTATCAAACTTTCTGAAGCTGAAGAAATGGCATCACCTTCATGCAACATTTTACCAGTATCTTCTTCCATATGTATTCTCTTTATTCTTATTTTGTGGCCATTTATTTCAATAAAAGCGTCTTCTATTATTGGAGTAAAATACTGGGTTATCTGATATCCTTTTGGAAGATCTGGATAGAAATAATTTTTTCTATCAAATTTAGAAATCTTGTTGATTTTACCATTTAATGCAACCCCTGCCATAACAGCAAGTTTAACAGCGCTTTCATTCAAAACTGGAAGTGAACCTGGTTGGCCAGAACACACTGGACAAACGTTTTTGTTTACTTCAGTTTCAAAGTGATCAGCTGAACAGTTGCAAAAAGCTTTTGTTTTAGTTAATAACTGTGTATGAATTTCTAGTCCAATTACTGTTCTATACATTTTTATTTCACCTCTCCTTGGATTTCTTTTTCAAAAGAATTTGCAATAGCAAGCATTTTTTGATCTTCAAATCTTTTTCCAACAAATTGAAATCCAAAAGGTAGATTATCTATTTTCCCTGCTGGTACGCTTATAGCTGGTAATCCAGCTAAATTAGCAGGTATAGTAAATAAATCCATCATATAATAATCCAAAGGAGTTAATTTTTCATTTAATTTTGGAGGTAAAACTGGAACTGTTGGTAGTATAAAACTATCGTAATCTTTCAATATTTCATCCATCTTTTTTTCGATTATTTTCCTTACTTTTGAAGCTTTAGAAAAATAAGCGTCGTAATAAGCTGAGGAAAGGTTAAAAGTCCCCATCATAATTCTTCTTTTTACCTCTATACCAAAACCATCATCCCTTGTTTTTTGGTACATTTCAGTTAAGCCCTCTGCATCTGTTCTTGAACCATATCTTGCTCCATCAAACCTTGATAAATTTGATGAGGCTTCAGAGGTAGCAACAATGTAATATACAGAAATAGAGTATTCCAACTCTTTTAAATCCACTACATCAACAATTGCTCCTTTTGATTTTAACATTGAAATAATCTTATCAAAATGTTCTATTATCTTTTTATCTGCATTTTTGTTGTATACAAATTTTGGTACTACAAATTTTTTGCCTTCTAACTTTTCGTCGTTAATATTTTCTAATAAACTCTTGTTAAAATCTATTGTAGTCGAATCTTTTTCATCTTTACCTTTCATAATATCAGTAATTAGAGCAACATCCTTCACATTTTTACTAAATACTCCTATTTGATCTAATGAGGAAGCAAAGGCTGTTAACCCATATCTTGAAAGAATTCCATAAGAAGGCTTATAACCAACAACACCACAAAAAGATGCAGGTTGTCTAACAGATCCTCCAGTATCTGAACCCAAAGAAAACGGCACCATGTCTGCTGCAACAGCTGCAGCAGAACCTCCAGAACTTCCACCAGGTACTCTTTCTAAATCCACTGGATTTTTTACTGGACCAAAAGCTGAATATTCGTTAGAACTACCCATTGCAAATTCATCTAAATTTGTCTTTCCTATAACAGAAAAACCTTTTTCTAATAACTTTTTAACAACTGTGGCAGTATAAACCGAGTTGTAATTTTTCAATATTTTAGAGGCACAAGTTGTTTTAGTTCCCTCTATATTCATGTTGTCTTTAACAGCAAAAGGTATTCCATAATAAGGACCTTCTTTATTTCCCTCAACAAAAACATCGCTAATAAAGGCGTTTATTTCAGAATTTTTTTGTTCTAAAACTTTTTTGTATTCATCTATTTTGTTAGTTCCCTTTATCTCTTCAAGCATTTTTACTCCCCTTCCCTACAATTATTTCTTCTAAATCTTTTTCATCAATATTATATTCTTTTGAACACCATTCACATTTAACTTTTATTCCACCTTGTTTTTTCATGTCTTCTAATTCTTCTATATCAAAACTTACCAAAGAATTTTTTACTCTTTCATCATTACAATCACATTTGTATTGGGCATTTTTTTCTTCAATGTAATCCGATTCTCCAAAAATATTTATCAAATCTCTTAAGTCATTGCCTTTATCAAGATAAGAAGTAATAGGGGGTATACTCATAAACCTTTTTTCATAATCTATAAGTTCATTTTCGTTCATTGATTGATCAAGAATTTGAAGCATTATTCCGCCAGAAGCCCTGACTC harbors:
- a CDS encoding 2-oxoacid:ferredoxin oxidoreductase subunit beta produces the protein MPSAKYFNYLRTDRMSHVWCPGCGNGIIMKSFIEAANKLQLDKNKVAVVSGIGCSSRVTGYLDFNTMHTLHGRAIAFATGVKLARPDFDVVVMGGDGDMLAIGGNHFIHACRRNMDITVILFNNSIYGMTGGQYSPMTPSDSMASTAPYGNLENQFDPVELAITSGATYVARSTVYHFMQSAKYIENALKHKGMSVVEIATNCHTYFGRYNNMPKPYQMQEYFKNNSITLNKAKDMSEEELQDKIVIGEFVNKEKRDYISEYQKLQKRFSEGGDEE
- the hemW gene encoding radical SAM family heme chaperone HemW; the protein is MNFRDIGIYVHVPFCSNKCFYCDYSSVITKNKNMGKNYFEALLKEIKLYENPDLMVKTIYIGGGTPSHVSFDYIEEIKEQLENTFDLSHLEEFTIEMNPEDVKDEILANYKKIGVNRISVGIQSLDNNILKMVNRQNDAKTAKNAVNKIKKYFDNYNLDFILGLPGETIKSVEKNLNFISEKNPPHVSYYIYDNNHESVLNRMIKNKKISLPKYEMVEDFADLIYDYFEKNDYKRYEISSWAIFNKESLHNKIYWQNLEYIGFGVSAGGYYNSSRYVNTKNFSYYIKQVSEGKKPYDYYKKNDKKEDLIETLFMGLRLIDGIPLKKIKDKYPEYFDVVVNFLKKDNFFIVDENVRLSKKGLDYSTSSFVKILELEDLIT
- the gatB gene encoding Asp-tRNA(Asn)/Glu-tRNA(Gln) amidotransferase subunit GatB; the encoded protein is MYRTVIGLEIHTQLLTKTKAFCNCSADHFETEVNKNVCPVCSGQPGSLPVLNESAVKLAVMAGVALNGKINKISKFDRKNYFYPDLPKGYQITQYFTPIIEDAFIEINGHKIRIKRIHMEEDTGKMLHEGDAISSASESLIDYNRAGIPLIEIVTEPDIKSPSEAREFMERLRNILRYANISSGDMEKGALRCDANISIVNEETGESSKRVEVKNINSFKFVEKALEYERERLIEIMDKKEPMVQETRGWDANNKKTFSMRTKEEEADYRYFPEPDLPILEVDDEFIEEVKKDLPELPKQKQERFVEQYGIPEYDAGVLVSSKELADFYEECAKKVPDGKFLSNWFMGDMTRIMKEREEEVEDLKLTPDHFKKLFDLIKDGKISTKIAKDIFEEVYDGKDPEDIVKEKGLEQIDDDKMLEDMAREILANNEKNVEKYKNGKTNLLGFFVGQVMKQTKGKANPAKVNKIFVKLLNE
- the gatA gene encoding Asp-tRNA(Asn)/Glu-tRNA(Gln) amidotransferase subunit GatA, encoding MLEEIKGTNKIDEYKKVLEQKNSEINAFISDVFVEGNKEGPYYGIPFAVKDNMNIEGTKTTCASKILKNYNSVYTATVVKKLLEKGFSVIGKTNLDEFAMGSSNEYSAFGPVKNPVDLERVPGGSSGGSAAAVAADMVPFSLGSDTGGSVRQPASFCGVVGYKPSYGILSRYGLTAFASSLDQIGVFSKNVKDVALITDIMKGKDEKDSTTIDFNKSLLENINDEKLEGKKFVVPKFVYNKNADKKIIEHFDKIISMLKSKGAIVDVVDLKELEYSISVYYIVATSEASSNLSRFDGARYGSRTDAEGLTEMYQKTRDDGFGIEVKRRIMMGTFNLSSAYYDAYFSKASKVRKIIEKKMDEILKDYDSFILPTVPVLPPKLNEKLTPLDYYMMDLFTIPANLAGLPAISVPAGKIDNLPFGFQFVGKRFEDQKMLAIANSFEKEIQGEVK